The following proteins are encoded in a genomic region of Porphyrobacter sp. CACIAM 03H1:
- a CDS encoding PilZ domain-containing protein, giving the protein MAPEPPSADAPDEPVTAGRRAAARLRLAVPAKFVSICETQDCVLIDVSRTGARVALARPLAVGQSGYLALAKTELFGAIVRSERGEGMAINAMAFDEPICREEVLRIRSFAESFELRQSHALREQVRRWVSGES; this is encoded by the coding sequence ATGGCACCCGAACCGCCTTCAGCCGACGCACCTGACGAACCGGTAACCGCGGGCCGGCGGGCAGCGGCGCGCCTGCGGCTGGCCGTCCCTGCGAAGTTCGTGTCGATCTGCGAGACGCAGGACTGCGTCCTGATAGATGTCTCGCGTACCGGCGCGCGGGTCGCGCTGGCGCGGCCGCTGGCGGTGGGGCAGTCCGGCTATCTCGCGCTGGCGAAAACGGAGCTGTTCGGCGCCATTGTCCGCAGCGAGCGGGGGGAGGGCATGGCGATCAACGCGATGGCCTTCGATGAGCCGATCTGCCGAGAGGAGGTGCTCCGCATCAGAAGCTTCGCCGAGAGCTTCGAGCTTCGCCAGAGCCACGCGCTGCGTGAGCAGGTGCGGCGCTGGGTGTCGGGCGAGAGCTGA
- the infB gene encoding translation initiation factor IF-2, which yields MSDDNDNQRIRKPLGLKRSVDAGEVKQTFSHGRTNKVVVEVKRRRVLGKPGSEGAAPPPPAPEPVAAPPPPPPAPTPAPRPARPAPAGETPQERVKRLQLEAEEERLRLAEEARKREEAEAREREEEERRRAEENRRAEEEAERQRAEAASAAPEPEAAPAAEAPAAPAEAAAPAARTDAMPAARRFTPVERPEPKRPAAPEVKGKKKEDGKRAAPIDSGKDNRRSGKLTVTRALNEDEGRRARSLAALKRAREKERRGQGGPSKPREKQVRDVVVPEAITVGELANRMAEKGADLVKALFNMGMMVTVNQTIDQDTAELLVEEFGHNITRVSASDVDIDTSADEDPIETQKPRPPVVTIMGHVDHGKTSLLDALRGTDVVKGEAGGITQHIGAYQITTKDKSKITFLDTPGHAAFTEMRMRGANVTDIVILVVAGDDGLMPQTIEAINHTKAAGVPMIVAITKSDKPEYNPQKIRERLLEHEVIVEAMSGEVQDVELSAKTGAGLDKLIEAIQLQAELLELKARPDRDAEATVIEAQLDKGRGPVATVLVTRGTLKRGDNFVVGTQSGRVRAIVDDKGQQLKEAGPSMPVEVLGLGGVPSAGDQLTVVENEQRAREVAKYRQEIATEKRTALAPTNFDTMFSSLASNVIEYPVVVKADVQGSVEAIVNALHNLSNDEIKVRVLNAGVGAITESDVLLAAASKAPIIGFNVRPNAKARDLVKRDNVRMMYYDVIYHLTDAVAKEMAGELGPERIETVVGRAEVKQVFPAGKKDKAAGLLVLEGAIRKGLFARLTRQDVIVSATKIASLRRFKDDVDEVRAGLECGVVLEDTNDIKAGDMLEVFSVEERERTL from the coding sequence ATGAGCGACGACAACGACAACCAGCGCATCCGCAAACCCCTGGGCCTCAAGCGCTCGGTGGATGCTGGCGAGGTCAAGCAGACCTTCAGCCACGGCCGCACCAACAAGGTGGTGGTCGAGGTGAAGCGCCGCCGCGTGCTCGGCAAGCCCGGCAGCGAGGGCGCCGCCCCGCCGCCGCCCGCCCCTGAACCGGTGGCTGCACCGCCCCCGCCGCCGCCCGCGCCTACCCCGGCTCCGCGCCCGGCCCGTCCCGCACCTGCGGGCGAGACCCCGCAGGAGCGCGTCAAGCGCCTCCAGCTCGAGGCCGAGGAAGAGCGCCTGCGCCTCGCCGAGGAAGCGCGCAAGCGCGAGGAAGCCGAGGCCCGCGAGCGCGAGGAGGAAGAGCGCCGCCGCGCCGAGGAAAACCGCCGCGCCGAGGAAGAGGCCGAGCGCCAGCGCGCCGAGGCCGCCAGTGCCGCGCCCGAACCGGAAGCCGCGCCCGCCGCGGAGGCTCCCGCTGCGCCCGCCGAGGCTGCCGCCCCGGCCGCGCGCACCGATGCCATGCCTGCCGCGCGCCGCTTCACCCCCGTGGAGCGGCCCGAGCCCAAGCGCCCCGCTGCCCCCGAGGTCAAGGGCAAGAAGAAGGAAGACGGCAAGCGCGCCGCGCCGATCGATTCGGGCAAGGACAACCGCCGCTCGGGCAAGCTCACCGTCACGCGTGCCCTCAACGAGGACGAAGGCCGCCGTGCGCGCAGCCTCGCCGCGCTGAAGCGCGCACGCGAGAAGGAGCGCCGCGGCCAGGGCGGCCCCAGCAAGCCGCGCGAGAAGCAGGTCCGCGACGTCGTCGTCCCCGAGGCGATCACCGTCGGCGAACTTGCCAACCGCATGGCCGAGAAGGGTGCCGACCTCGTGAAGGCGCTGTTCAACATGGGCATGATGGTCACGGTCAACCAGACCATCGATCAGGACACCGCCGAGTTGCTGGTCGAGGAATTCGGCCACAACATCACCCGCGTCTCCGCGAGCGATGTCGACATCGACACCAGCGCCGATGAAGATCCCATCGAGACGCAGAAGCCGCGTCCGCCGGTGGTGACGATCATGGGCCATGTCGACCACGGCAAGACCAGCCTTCTGGACGCCCTGCGCGGCACCGACGTGGTCAAGGGCGAGGCCGGCGGCATCACCCAGCACATCGGCGCCTACCAGATCACCACGAAGGACAAGTCGAAGATCACCTTCCTCGACACCCCCGGTCACGCGGCCTTTACCGAGATGCGGATGCGCGGTGCCAACGTCACCGACATCGTCATTCTGGTGGTGGCGGGCGATGACGGGCTGATGCCGCAGACCATCGAGGCGATCAACCACACAAAGGCGGCCGGCGTGCCGATGATCGTGGCGATCACCAAGTCGGACAAGCCCGAGTACAACCCGCAGAAGATTCGCGAGCGTCTGCTCGAGCATGAAGTCATCGTCGAGGCGATGAGCGGCGAGGTGCAGGACGTGGAGCTTTCGGCCAAGACCGGCGCGGGGCTCGACAAGCTGATCGAGGCGATCCAGCTCCAGGCCGAACTGCTCGAGCTGAAGGCGCGCCCCGACCGCGATGCCGAGGCGACCGTGATCGAAGCCCAGCTCGACAAGGGCCGCGGGCCGGTCGCGACCGTGCTCGTCACCCGCGGGACGCTCAAGCGCGGCGACAATTTCGTGGTCGGCACGCAAAGCGGCCGCGTGCGCGCGATCGTCGACGACAAGGGCCAGCAGCTCAAGGAAGCCGGTCCCTCGATGCCGGTCGAGGTGCTCGGTCTGGGCGGCGTGCCCTCGGCGGGCGACCAGCTCACCGTGGTCGAGAACGAACAGCGCGCCCGCGAGGTCGCCAAGTATCGTCAGGAAATCGCGACCGAAAAGCGCACCGCGCTGGCGCCGACCAACTTCGACACGATGTTCAGCAGCCTTGCCTCCAACGTCATCGAATATCCGGTGGTGGTGAAGGCGGACGTGCAGGGCTCGGTCGAGGCGATCGTCAACGCGCTCCACAACCTCTCGAACGACGAGATCAAGGTGCGCGTGCTCAACGCGGGCGTGGGTGCGATCACCGAGAGCGACGTGCTGCTGGCGGCGGCCTCGAAGGCGCCGATCATCGGCTTCAACGTGCGTCCCAACGCCAAGGCGCGCGACCTGGTGAAGCGCGACAACGTGCGGATGATGTATTACGACGTCATCTACCACCTCACCGACGCGGTCGCCAAGGAGATGGCGGGCGAGCTCGGTCCGGAGCGGATCGAAACCGTTGTCGGCCGTGCCGAGGTCAAGCAGGTCTTCCCGGCGGGCAAGAAGGACAAGGCGGCAGGTCTGCTGGTGCTCGAAGGCGCGATCCGCAAGGGTCTCTTCGCGCGTCTCACCCGTCAGGACGTTATCGTCTCGGCCACCAAGATCGCCTCGCTGCGTCGCTTCAAGGACGACGTGGACGAAGTCCGAGCAGGTCTGGAGTGCGGCGTGGTGCTCGAGGACACGAACGACATCAAGGCGGGCGACATGCTCGAAGTCTTCTCGGTCGAGGAGCGTGAGCGGACGCTGTGA
- a CDS encoding PaaI family thioesterase yields MSLNDPHYPEDAGQSPHTALLGSEFVGWDEAAQTATMRFTVKREVCTWRGGVQGGLVAGYLDDVMGYAYVAATGGVMAPLNLDISMSLIRLIPEGATIIGKGRVVKAGQRVIFLEGELMAEDGTIYARSTSTAIPTPRPTPETTGLQR; encoded by the coding sequence GTGAGCCTCAACGACCCGCACTACCCCGAGGATGCCGGGCAGTCGCCGCACACGGCGCTGCTCGGCTCCGAGTTCGTGGGCTGGGACGAGGCTGCCCAGACCGCCACGATGCGCTTCACCGTCAAGCGCGAGGTCTGCACCTGGCGTGGCGGCGTGCAGGGCGGGCTGGTCGCCGGCTATCTCGATGATGTGATGGGCTATGCCTATGTCGCGGCCACCGGCGGCGTCATGGCGCCGCTCAATCTCGACATTTCGATGAGCCTCATCCGCCTCATCCCGGAAGGCGCGACCATCATCGGCAAGGGCCGGGTGGTGAAGGCGGGCCAGCGGGTGATCTTCCTCGAGGGCGAACTGATGGCGGAAGACGGGACGATCTATGCCCGCTCCACCTCCACCGCGATCCCGACCCCGCGCCCGACGCCGGAAACAACGGGGCTGCAACGCTGA
- the nusA gene encoding transcription termination factor NusA, giving the protein MMSAISANKAELLAIANAVASEKMIDKAIVIEAMEEAIQKSARNRYGAENDIRAKLDPMTGDLTLWRVVEVVEEVEDYFKQVDLKQAEKLQPGAKVGDFIVDPLPPVDLGRIDAQSAKQVIFQKVRDAERERQYEEFKDRQGEVITGVIKSVEFGHVIVNLGRAEGVIRRDQQIPREAARVGERVRALITKVERNNRGPQIFLSRAHPDFMKKLFAQEVPEIYDNIIEIKAAARDPGSRAKIGVISRDSSIDPVGACVGMKGSRVQAVVQELQGEKIDIIPWSEDTATFVVNALQPATVSRVVLDEDDGRIEVVVPDDQLSLAIGRRGQNVRLASQLTGHQIDIMTEEEASEKRSKEFAERSKMFEEELDVDETLSQLLVAEGFAELEEVAYVDLAELASIEGFDDELAEELQSRALEALERQEAAHREVRRGLGVEDALAEIPHLTEAMLVTLGKAGIKTLDDLADLATDELIAKKREAPRRRAAADGPPQRRPQRESDKGGVLGEYGLSEEQGNEIIMAARAHWFEDEPTEEAAHADSTQ; this is encoded by the coding sequence CTGATGAGTGCCATTTCCGCCAACAAGGCCGAACTCCTCGCGATCGCCAACGCGGTCGCCTCGGAAAAGATGATCGACAAGGCGATCGTCATCGAGGCGATGGAAGAGGCGATCCAGAAATCGGCGCGCAACCGCTACGGCGCCGAGAACGACATCCGCGCCAAGCTCGATCCCATGACCGGCGATCTGACGCTGTGGCGCGTGGTCGAGGTGGTCGAGGAAGTCGAGGACTACTTCAAGCAGGTCGATCTGAAGCAGGCCGAGAAGCTCCAGCCGGGTGCCAAGGTCGGCGACTTCATCGTCGACCCGCTGCCGCCGGTCGATCTCGGCCGCATCGACGCGCAGTCGGCCAAGCAGGTGATCTTCCAGAAGGTCCGCGATGCCGAGCGCGAGCGCCAGTACGAGGAATTCAAGGACCGCCAGGGCGAAGTCATCACCGGCGTGATCAAGTCGGTCGAATTCGGTCACGTGATCGTCAACCTCGGCCGCGCCGAGGGCGTGATCCGGCGCGACCAGCAGATCCCCCGCGAAGCCGCCCGCGTCGGCGAGCGAGTCCGCGCGCTGATCACCAAGGTCGAGCGCAATAACCGCGGCCCGCAGATCTTCCTCAGCCGCGCGCACCCCGACTTCATGAAGAAGCTCTTCGCGCAGGAAGTGCCCGAAATCTACGACAACATCATCGAGATCAAGGCAGCCGCCCGCGATCCGGGCAGCCGCGCCAAGATCGGCGTGATCAGCCGCGATTCGAGCATCGACCCCGTCGGCGCCTGCGTCGGCATGAAGGGCAGCCGCGTGCAGGCGGTGGTGCAGGAACTCCAGGGCGAGAAGATCGACATCATCCCGTGGAGCGAGGACACCGCGACCTTCGTGGTCAACGCGCTCCAGCCCGCCACCGTCAGCCGCGTCGTGCTCGACGAGGATGATGGCCGCATCGAAGTGGTGGTGCCCGACGACCAGCTGTCGCTGGCGATCGGTCGTCGCGGTCAGAACGTGCGTCTGGCGAGCCAGCTCACCGGCCACCAGATCGACATCATGACCGAGGAAGAGGCTTCCGAGAAGCGCTCCAAGGAATTCGCCGAGCGTTCGAAGATGTTCGAGGAAGAACTGGACGTCGACGAGACCCTCTCGCAGCTGCTGGTCGCCGAAGGCTTCGCCGAGCTGGAGGAAGTGGCCTATGTCGACCTCGCCGAACTCGCGAGCATCGAAGGCTTCGACGATGAACTCGCCGAGGAACTCCAGAGCCGCGCGCTCGAGGCGCTCGAGCGTCAGGAAGCCGCGCACCGCGAAGTGCGCCGTGGCCTCGGCGTCGAGGACGCGCTCGCCGAGATCCCGCACCTCACCGAGGCGATGCTGGTCACGCTCGGCAAGGCCGGGATCAAGACCCTCGACGACCTCGCCGATCTCGCCACCGACGAGCTGATCGCCAAGAAGCGCGAGGCCCCGCGCCGCCGCGCCGCGGCCGACGGCCCGCCGCAGCGCCGTCCGCAGCGCGAAAGCGACAAGGGCGGGGTGCTCGGCGAATACGGCCTCAGCGAAGAGCAGGGCAACGAGATCATCATGGCTGCCCGTGCACACTGGTTCGAGGACGAGCCCACCGAGGAGGCCGCCCATGCGGACTCCACCCAATGA
- a CDS encoding DUF448 domain-containing protein, producing the protein MRTPPNERLTSDIDVSPSSAKAESERRCILSGASSARDTLVRLAISPDGLVLPDAAAKAPGRGAWIGVTRSALEDALAEGHLRKALMRAFKGAPLTIPEDLPARVEAALARHLCDRLGLELRSGNIVMGSARIEEQARGGRIALLLHASDSSADGRRKLDQAWRVGTDAEGSGARGQVLPLDRTALSVALGRDNVVHLGVAGHAGDMRAAERVLQAVSRLVHYASNDRASATNESGRDTPGHADQPQGGAAQIDEYVKD; encoded by the coding sequence ATGCGGACTCCACCCAATGAGCGCCTGACGTCCGACATCGACGTGTCGCCGAGCTCCGCCAAGGCGGAGAGCGAGCGGCGCTGCATCCTCTCCGGGGCTTCCTCGGCGCGGGATACTCTGGTGCGTCTGGCGATATCGCCCGACGGACTGGTGTTGCCCGATGCCGCGGCCAAGGCTCCCGGGCGAGGGGCATGGATCGGCGTCACCCGGTCTGCGCTTGAAGATGCGCTGGCCGAGGGCCATCTCAGGAAGGCGCTGATGCGCGCCTTCAAGGGCGCGCCTCTCACCATTCCCGAGGATCTCCCCGCAAGGGTCGAGGCGGCGCTGGCGCGTCACCTGTGCGACCGGCTGGGGCTCGAACTGCGCAGCGGCAACATCGTGATGGGTTCCGCCCGGATCGAGGAGCAGGCACGGGGCGGGCGCATCGCGCTGCTTCTCCATGCGAGCGATTCCAGCGCGGACGGTCGCCGCAAGCTCGATCAGGCGTGGCGCGTGGGCACCGATGCCGAAGGCTCGGGTGCGCGCGGGCAGGTCTTGCCACTGGACCGCACCGCGCTGTCTGTGGCATTGGGCCGCGACAATGTGGTCCACCTGGGCGTCGCCGGCCACGCGGGCGACATGCGCGCGGCCGAACGCGTGCTTCAGGCGGTGTCCCGGCTGGTGCATTACGCCAGCAACGACCGGGCGAGCGCAACGAACGAAAGCGGCAGGGACACTCCCGGCCACGCTGACCAGCCGCAGGGCGGGGCAGCGCAAATCGACGAATACGTGAAGGACTGA
- the pspF gene encoding phage shock protein operon transcriptional activator, with translation MKLESQFIGQSGAFLDAVERASRAAAMNRPVLVIGERGTGKELIAERLHRLSSRWDEPLVTMNCAALPETLIEAELFGHEAGAFTGATKARAGRFEEADRGTLFLDELGTLSMGAQERLLRAVEYGEVTRIGASRPIRVDVRIVAATNDDLPALAAAGEFRADLLDRLSFEVITLPPLRVREGDIGVLAEYFGRRMAAELEWDRWPGFAPHVMDALEDHPWPGNVRELRNVVERAVYRWDAPDMPIGHVQFDPFDSPWRPRPPEHRRSGGGSAKAGGESAGGAAVVAMPSAGHFDAVDDLRAAVDAHERAILAHALGKHRWNQRQTARALGLTYDQLRHCIRKHGLMEGQD, from the coding sequence GTGAAGCTCGAAAGCCAGTTCATCGGCCAGTCGGGGGCCTTTCTGGACGCGGTCGAACGCGCCAGCCGCGCGGCGGCGATGAACCGTCCGGTGCTTGTGATCGGCGAACGCGGCACGGGCAAGGAACTGATCGCCGAACGCCTTCACCGCCTGTCGAGCCGCTGGGACGAGCCGCTGGTGACGATGAACTGCGCGGCGCTGCCCGAAACCCTGATCGAGGCCGAGCTGTTCGGACACGAGGCGGGTGCCTTCACCGGGGCGACCAAGGCTCGCGCCGGCCGCTTCGAGGAGGCGGACCGCGGCACGCTGTTCCTCGATGAACTGGGCACGCTCAGCATGGGCGCGCAGGAGCGGCTGCTGCGCGCGGTCGAATATGGCGAGGTCACCCGCATCGGTGCCTCGCGCCCGATCCGGGTCGACGTGCGGATCGTCGCGGCGACCAACGACGATCTCCCCGCGCTGGCGGCGGCGGGCGAGTTCCGCGCCGACCTGCTCGACCGCCTCAGCTTCGAGGTGATCACCCTGCCGCCGCTGAGGGTGCGCGAGGGCGACATCGGGGTGCTCGCCGAATATTTCGGCCGGCGCATGGCAGCCGAGCTAGAGTGGGACCGCTGGCCCGGCTTCGCGCCCCACGTGATGGACGCGCTCGAGGACCATCCCTGGCCGGGCAACGTGCGCGAGCTGCGCAACGTGGTCGAGCGCGCGGTCTATCGCTGGGACGCGCCCGACATGCCGATCGGCCATGTCCAGTTCGACCCTTTCGACAGCCCCTGGCGCCCGCGCCCGCCCGAACATCGTCGCAGCGGCGGGGGGAGCGCAAAGGCTGGCGGGGAGTCTGCGGGTGGTGCGGCTGTCGTCGCGATGCCGTCGGCAGGTCATTTCGATGCCGTCGACGATCTGCGCGCCGCCGTCGACGCGCACGAAAGGGCGATCCTCGCCCATGCGCTGGGCAAGCACCGCTGGAACCAGCGCCAGACCGCCCGCGCGCTCGGCCTCACCTACGACCAGCTGCGCCACTGCATCCGCAAGCATGGGCTGATGGAAGGGCAGGACTGA
- the pspA gene encoding phage shock protein PspA, with the protein MLSAGRLSRLDEEIEALRRNPGKAQSHGRTAPPQDERVAPADRVNSFLDGVAFMGIFSRTRDIIAANFNDMLDKADDPSKMIRMIILEMEETLVEVRASAARTIADQKEMHRHCVKLDRLQADWAEKAQLALSKDREDLARAALVEKKKAADMADQLKSEISVLDDALRAYEDDIQKLQHRLREARSRQTAIAARLESAENRVKLRTLMSTERTDEALARFDQLERRVDYAEGRADALRIAEDSPPSLADEINALAGSDAIDDELQAMKKALGKPDSSKGE; encoded by the coding sequence CTGCTTTCGGCAGGCCGCCTCTCGCGGCTCGACGAGGAAATCGAGGCCTTGCGCCGGAACCCCGGCAAGGCGCAGTCTCACGGCCGCACCGCCCCGCCGCAGGACGAGCGAGTCGCGCCTGCGGACCGGGTCAATTCGTTTCTCGATGGAGTAGCCTTCATGGGCATTTTCAGCCGCACACGCGACATCATCGCCGCCAACTTCAACGACATGCTCGACAAGGCGGACGATCCTTCCAAGATGATCCGCATGATCATCCTCGAGATGGAGGAGACCCTGGTCGAGGTGCGCGCCAGCGCCGCGCGCACCATCGCCGACCAGAAGGAGATGCACCGCCACTGCGTGAAGCTGGATCGCCTGCAGGCCGACTGGGCCGAGAAGGCGCAGCTCGCGCTCTCCAAGGACCGCGAGGACCTCGCCCGCGCCGCGCTCGTCGAGAAGAAGAAGGCCGCCGACATGGCCGACCAGCTCAAGAGCGAGATCTCCGTGCTCGACGATGCCCTGCGCGCCTACGAGGACGACATCCAGAAGCTCCAGCACCGCCTGCGCGAGGCCCGCAGCCGCCAGACCGCGATCGCCGCGCGCCTCGAAAGCGCCGAGAACCGCGTCAAGCTGCGCACCCTGATGAGCACCGAGCGCACCGACGAGGCGCTGGCCCGCTTCGACCAGCTCGAGCGCCGGGTCGACTACGCCGAGGGCCGCGCCGATGCGCTGCGCATCGCCGAGGACAGCCCCCCGTCGCTCGCCGATGAAATCAACGCGCTGGCCGGTTCGGACGCGATCGACGACGAATTGCAGGCCATGAAGAAAGCGCTCGGCAAGCCCGATAGCAGCAAGGGAGAATAA
- the rimP gene encoding ribosome maturation protein RimP: protein MTDIARLTALIEPEATALGFELVRVAMVPSEAGDGGMALQIMAEDPATGQLVLDQCAALSRRISDAIDAAEEAGEELVEGAYHLEVSSPGIDRPLTRDKDFANWAGHEVRIVMDKGYDGQRVNKGVLGGLEDGMVLVKEVKAGDVRLPRAAIHSAKLVLTDALIAATRPLDTSGADELIEEDTEKADD from the coding sequence GTGACCGATATTGCCCGCCTGACCGCCCTGATCGAACCCGAGGCCACCGCGCTCGGCTTCGAACTGGTGCGCGTGGCGATGGTGCCCTCGGAAGCGGGCGACGGCGGCATGGCGCTCCAGATCATGGCCGAGGACCCCGCGACCGGCCAGCTGGTGCTCGACCAGTGCGCCGCCCTCTCGCGCCGCATCTCCGACGCGATCGACGCCGCTGAGGAAGCGGGCGAGGAACTGGTCGAAGGCGCCTATCACCTCGAAGTCAGCTCGCCCGGCATCGACCGGCCGCTGACCCGCGACAAGGACTTCGCCAACTGGGCGGGCCACGAGGTCCGCATCGTCATGGACAAGGGCTATGATGGTCAGCGCGTCAACAAGGGCGTGCTCGGCGGCCTCGAGGATGGTATGGTCCTCGTCAAGGAAGTGAAGGCGGGCGACGTTCGCCTGCCGCGCGCCGCAATTCATTCCGCGAAGCTCGTCCTCACCGACGCGCTGATCGCCGCCACCCGCCCGCTGGACACCAGCGGGGCTGATGAACTCATCGAAGAAGATACAGAGAAGGCAGACGACTGA
- a CDS encoding PilZ domain-containing protein: protein MVDPKPEGPDAPAVPIGRRSAPRLRLSLPAQLVAVEKVHTCILLNLSRTGAQVAILDSMREGEGAILRCGLINNFAIITRSEFGLNALEFDEPLTDAIVLEVRRYHENFEEREKRALIETARKWVTGDTSDDRPI, encoded by the coding sequence ATGGTGGACCCGAAGCCCGAGGGCCCGGATGCGCCGGCGGTGCCGATCGGGCGTCGTTCCGCGCCACGCCTGCGTCTCAGCCTTCCGGCCCAGCTTGTTGCGGTGGAGAAGGTTCACACCTGCATCCTTCTCAACCTGTCGCGCACCGGCGCGCAGGTGGCGATCCTCGATTCGATGCGCGAAGGCGAAGGCGCGATCCTGCGCTGCGGCCTGATCAACAACTTCGCGATCATCACCCGCAGCGAGTTCGGCCTCAACGCGCTCGAGTTCGACGAACCGCTGACCGATGCGATCGTGCTCGAGGTGCGCCGCTATCACGAGAATTTCGAGGAACGCGAGAAGCGCGCGCTGATCGAGACCGCGCGCAAGTGGGTGACGGGCGACACCAGCGACGACCGCCCGATCTGA